A genomic region of Dreissena polymorpha isolate Duluth1 chromosome 4, UMN_Dpol_1.0, whole genome shotgun sequence contains the following coding sequences:
- the LOC127879687 gene encoding uncharacterized protein LOC127879687 gives MAIFSQSTIDKGSDIFQDFLCSTCEDKKLDNTADFYCESCVKFYCGTCIGMHSQLFTKHAPFGREDMKKWPVTKKVEDFLLKCDVHKEENLNMFCDKHSVLCCTNCAFLNHRNCPKVTLISDIIKSKSTNLKQMLVSIQTILEEIKKLQDYQEASIQYVQSSYDEQLQNIQETRRKINASLDMIEQKTLNEMKDTLTKLKASSKSDIDKCIGLRNELKQLRDAIQDISDKSKLELSFIANRKCKDKIQQSETFLKENSRQVRVSITFQPNSEIVQYISNQSGLGRIEHRTQTLMVFTGQGKSVLNVTQSNEWFNSNMIAICVLLDGQVLVADWFNKNVRLLDQQYQVVSHCSVTTWPWDMCQVTPSEVAVTVDDHPNTHEVQFITVKNRKLMTGRKLQIQHTIQGIASHQGDLYITSRTSLYKYTMRGKQVSKMYEVNQVVKQVKLIVDYLDMIKNTLIN, from the exons ATGGCAATCTTTTCACAATCCACCATTGACAAGGGATCTGACATTTTCCAAGACTTCTTGTGCTCGACCTGTGAAGATAAGAAACTGGATAATACAGCTGATTTCTACTGTGAATCTTGTGTTAAGTTTTACTGCGGAACATGTATTGGCATGCACAGccagttgtttacaaaacatgcCCCCTTTGGAAGGGAAgatatgaagaaatggccagtgACCAAGAAGGTGGAAGATTTTCTTCTGAAATGTGATGTCCATAAAGAAGAAAACCTTAACATGTTTTGTGATAAACACAGTGTGCTGTGCTGCACAAATTGTGCATTCCTTAATCACAG GAACTGCCCAAAGGTAACTCTTATATCGGACATAATAAAAAGTAAGTCCACAAACCTTAAACAAATGCTAGTTTCTATCCAAACAATTCTGGAAGAAATAAAGAAACTTCAAGACTACCAGGAGGCTAGCATTCAGTATGTACAAAGTTCATATGATGAGCAGTTACAAAACATACAGGAAACTCGACGAAAAATAAATGCATCTCTAGACATGATTGAACAGAAGACGCTGAATGAAATGAAAGATACTCTAACCAAACTAAAAGCCTCTTCCAAAAGTGATATTGACAAATGCATCGGGCTTCGGAATGAATTGAAACAACTTCGAGACGCCATACAGGACATTAGTGATAAAAGCAAACTGGAACTATCCTTTATAGCCAACAGGAAATGCAAggataaaatacaacagtctGAAACCTTTCTGAAGGAGAACTCTCGTCAGGTTAGAGTTTCAATAACATTTCAGCCTAACAGTGAAATTGTACAGTACATTTCCAATCAATCAGGTCTTGGGAGGATTGAACACAGAACCCAGACATTGATGGTGTTCACTGGACAGGGGAAGTCTGTGCTAAATGTGACACAATCAAATGAATGGTTTAATAGCAATATGATAGCCATCTGTGTTCTCCTGGATGGACAGGTCCTTGTTGCAGACTGGTTTAATAAGAATGTCAGGCTTCttgaccagcagtaccaggtAGTGAGTCACTGTAGTGTGACTACCTGGCCATGGGATATGTGTCAGGtcacacccagtgaggtggcTGTGACTGTGGATGATCATCCCAAcacacatgaggtccagtttatcacagtcaaAAACAGGAAGCTGATGACCGGAAGGAAGCTTCAGATACAACATACCATTCAGGGTATAGCCAGCCACCAAGGAGACCTGTATATTACTTCTAGGACTTCACTGTACAAGTACACAATGAGAGGGAAACAAGTCAGCAAGATGTATGAAGTAAATCAGGTCGTGAAACAGGTAAAACTCATAGTGGATTATTTGGATATGATTAAGAATACGTTGATCAACTAG